Proteins found in one Vagococcus carniphilus genomic segment:
- the nagA gene encoding N-acetylglucosamine-6-phosphate deacetylase codes for MKTVVYADKFYLTSGVTGPGYLDISNGVFGEMTKEKPTGEIEVIDYTGKWIAPGLVDTHIHGFKNNDVMDNNAEGIKQMSEDLLSCGVTSFLPTTLTSSREQLTAVAKTIGEVYQDVKGAKIQGIYFEGPFFTEEYKGAQNPGYFSDPDIDVFNEWQEVSGNIIKKIALAPEREGVSDFVKEVTDSGVVVALGHSNATLEEASQAVESGASVFVHAFNGMRGLNHREPGMVGAAMNLKHVFSELICDGHHVHPDAANILMEKAGRDHIALITDCMMAGGMPDGHYMLGEFPVTVSNGTARLEEGNLAGSILRLKEAIKNVVEWGIATPEEAIMMATYVPAVSCKMEDVCGSITRNRAADFIVLSKELDLEATYLDGECRYNV; via the coding sequence ATGAAAACAGTTGTTTATGCAGATAAATTTTATTTAACAAGTGGCGTTACTGGTCCTGGTTATTTAGATATCAGTAATGGTGTTTTTGGAGAAATGACAAAAGAAAAACCAACTGGTGAAATCGAAGTAATTGATTATACAGGTAAGTGGATTGCTCCAGGTTTAGTGGATACTCATATTCATGGCTTTAAAAATAATGATGTTATGGATAATAATGCAGAGGGCATTAAACAAATGTCTGAAGATTTATTATCTTGTGGTGTCACTTCATTTTTACCAACAACTTTAACATCAAGTCGTGAACAACTAACAGCAGTTGCCAAAACGATTGGTGAAGTATATCAAGATGTCAAAGGAGCAAAAATTCAAGGAATTTACTTTGAAGGACCTTTCTTTACTGAAGAGTATAAAGGCGCTCAAAACCCTGGTTATTTCTCAGATCCAGATATTGATGTATTCAATGAATGGCAAGAAGTATCAGGTAATATTATAAAAAAAATTGCCTTAGCTCCTGAGCGAGAAGGAGTATCTGACTTTGTTAAAGAAGTGACAGATAGTGGTGTTGTAGTTGCTTTAGGCCATAGTAATGCGACTTTAGAAGAAGCAAGTCAGGCAGTTGAATCTGGAGCGAGTGTTTTTGTTCATGCGTTTAATGGTATGCGCGGTTTAAATCATCGTGAACCAGGTATGGTAGGAGCAGCAATGAATTTAAAACATGTGTTCTCTGAATTAATTTGTGATGGTCATCATGTTCATCCAGATGCAGCTAACATTTTAATGGAAAAAGCTGGACGTGATCACATTGCATTAATCACAGATTGTATGATGGCTGGCGGTATGCCAGATGGTCATTACATGTTAGGTGAATTTCCTGTGACAGTAAGTAATGGAACTGCTCGTTTAGAAGAAGGAAATCTAGCTGGTAGTATTTTAAGATTAAAAGAAGCGATTAAGAATGTCGTTGAGTGGGGAATTGCTACACCAGAAGAAGCGATTATGATGGCGACTTATGTTCCTGCTGTGAGCTGTAAAATGGAAGATGTTTGCGGTAGTATTACTCGTAATCGTGCAGCAGACTTCATCGTTTTATCAAAAGAACTAGATTTAGAAGCGACTTATCTGGACGGAGAATGTCGTTATAATGTATAA
- a CDS encoding Type 1 glutamine amidotransferase-like domain-containing protein, whose product MIQLFLTSSFADSYKQLETFVNDSLENKTIAFFDTASQVEEYSEFKDEALALLEKLKMTVTIIDLNQPDFKEQIKASDIIFIAGGNTFYLLQELRRSGADQLIEEHINSGKLYIGESAGSIIMSPDIDYIKEMDEPEKAPQLESTQALNLIDSYPLPHMDNEYMKDAAKIILEKYQNKLPLHPLNDDEVIFVKK is encoded by the coding sequence ATGATTCAACTATTTTTAACATCGTCTTTTGCAGATAGCTACAAACAACTAGAGACTTTCGTTAATGATTCTCTAGAAAATAAAACCATTGCTTTTTTTGATACCGCAAGCCAAGTCGAAGAGTATTCTGAATTCAAGGATGAAGCTCTTGCTCTTCTAGAAAAATTAAAAATGACTGTTACGATTATTGATTTAAATCAACCTGATTTTAAAGAACAGATTAAAGCTAGTGATATTATTTTTATCGCTGGTGGCAATACATTTTACTTACTTCAAGAACTAAGACGAAGTGGTGCTGATCAATTAATTGAGGAACACATTAACTCAGGTAAACTTTACATCGGAGAATCGGCTGGCTCTATTATTATGAGTCCCGATATTGATTACATTAAAGAGATGGATGAACCAGAAAAAGCACCCCAACTTGAGTCTACTCAAGCCCTTAATCTCATTGATTCTTATCCATTACCACATATGGATAATGAGTACATGAAAGACGCTGCTAAAATTATTTTAGAAAAATATCAAAATAAGCTTCCATTACATCCTCTAAATGACGATGAAGTCATATTTGTTAAAAAATAA